One genomic window of Arthrobacter caoxuetaonis includes the following:
- the whiA gene encoding DNA-binding protein WhiA: MALTAAVKEELSRLTVKKSSVRKAEVSAMLRFAGGLHIISGRIVIEAEVDLASTARRLRAAIAEVYGHASDIVVVSGSGLRRGNRYVVRVVKDGESLARQTGLLDARGRPVRGLPSVVVNGSAADAEAVWRGAFLAHGSLTEPGRSSSLEVTCPGPEAALALVGAARRIGIAAKAREVRGVDRVVIRDGDTIAALLTRMGAHDALMVWEERRMRKEVRATANRLANFDDANLRRSAQAAVAAGARVERALEILGEDVPEHLRYAGELRVAHKQASLDELGRLAEPPMTKDAIAGRIRRLLAMADKRASELGVPGTEANVTAEMLDQ; encoded by the coding sequence GTGGCGCTGACTGCTGCAGTCAAAGAGGAACTTTCACGGCTTACCGTGAAGAAGTCCTCCGTTCGAAAAGCCGAAGTTTCGGCAATGCTGCGTTTTGCAGGAGGCCTGCACATCATCTCGGGGCGCATCGTCATCGAGGCTGAAGTGGACCTCGCGTCGACAGCCCGGAGGTTGCGGGCCGCCATCGCCGAGGTCTACGGGCACGCGAGCGACATCGTTGTCGTTTCGGGTTCGGGGCTGCGGCGGGGCAACCGCTATGTTGTCCGCGTCGTGAAGGATGGAGAGTCCCTGGCCCGCCAGACCGGGCTCCTGGATGCCCGGGGGCGGCCCGTGCGGGGCCTGCCCTCCGTCGTCGTGAACGGTTCCGCAGCAGACGCCGAAGCTGTCTGGCGCGGCGCCTTCCTCGCCCACGGGTCCCTCACCGAACCCGGACGCTCATCCTCACTCGAAGTGACCTGCCCCGGCCCCGAAGCAGCCCTCGCACTGGTCGGTGCTGCGCGCCGGATCGGAATCGCGGCCAAGGCACGCGAAGTCCGGGGTGTGGACCGGGTCGTCATCCGTGACGGTGACACCATCGCGGCCCTGCTGACCCGGATGGGCGCCCACGATGCCCTGATGGTCTGGGAGGAACGCCGGATGCGCAAGGAAGTGCGCGCTACGGCCAACCGCCTGGCGAATTTCGACGACGCAAACCTCCGCCGCTCCGCGCAGGCGGCCGTTGCGGCAGGGGCGCGAGTGGAGCGCGCACTGGAGATCCTGGGTGAGGACGTTCCTGAACACCTGCGCTACGCCGGCGAGCTCCGGGTCGCCCACAAGCAGGCCAGCCTTGACGAACTGGGCCGTCTGGCCGAACCTCCCATGACCAAGGACGCAATCGCCGGCCGGATCCGCCGCCTGCTCGCGATGGCGGACAAGCGGGCCTCTGAATTGGGAGTTCCGGGTACGGAGGCCAATGTGACCGCCGAAATGCTAGACCAGTAG
- a CDS encoding superoxide dismutase gives MNEYTLPELPYDYAALEPHISARIMELHHDKHHATYVAGANTALAQMAEAREKGEFGNIPKLSKDLAFHLGGHTNHSIFWNNLSPEGGDKPVGELAAALDDFFGSFDAFRGQFTAAANSLQGSGWAILAYEPLGGNLVIEQLYDQQGNIPVGTIPLLMLDMWEHAFYLDYVNVKADYVKAFWNIVNWADVAARFDAARAGATQLVLPA, from the coding sequence GTGAACGAATACACACTGCCGGAACTGCCGTACGACTACGCAGCGCTGGAGCCCCACATCTCGGCTCGCATCATGGAACTGCACCATGACAAGCACCACGCCACCTACGTGGCCGGCGCCAACACTGCACTGGCCCAGATGGCCGAAGCGCGCGAAAAGGGCGAGTTCGGCAACATCCCGAAGCTCTCCAAGGACCTCGCGTTCCACCTCGGCGGACACACGAACCACTCGATCTTCTGGAACAACCTCTCACCCGAAGGCGGCGACAAGCCGGTCGGCGAGCTGGCAGCGGCCCTGGATGACTTCTTCGGTTCCTTCGACGCGTTCCGCGGACAGTTCACCGCGGCCGCGAATTCCCTGCAGGGTTCCGGCTGGGCCATCCTCGCCTACGAACCCCTCGGCGGAAACCTCGTGATCGAGCAGCTTTACGACCAGCAGGGCAACATCCCCGTTGGAACCATTCCGCTGCTGATGCTGGACATGTGGGAGCACGCCTTCTACCTGGACTACGTCAACGTCAAGGCTGACTACGTCAAGGCGTTCTGGAACATCGTCAACTGGGCCGACGTCGCCGCCCGGTTCGACGCAGCCCGCGCCGGCGCAACGCAGCTGGTGCTCCCCGCCTAA
- the gap gene encoding type I glyceraldehyde-3-phosphate dehydrogenase produces the protein MTTRVGINGFGRIGRGYFRAALEQNADLDIVAVNDLTSPETLAHLLKYDSITGRLEEGVEVQDGNLVVGGKTVRVLAERDPAKLPWKDLGVDIVIESTGFFTKAEDARKHIEAGAKKVLISAPGKGADRTIVMGVNDSEYNPATDTIISNASCTTNCLAPLAKVINDAFGIERGLMTTVHAYTADQNLQDGPHRDLRRARAAALNIVPTTTGAAKAIGLVIPDLDGKLDGFALRVPVPTGSVTDLTVNLSREVSVEEINQAYKAASEGPLNGYLRYTDEPLVSSDIVTDPASCIFDSGLTRVMGNEAKVVGWYDNEWGYSCRMVDLTTLVASKL, from the coding sequence GTGACTACTCGTGTTGGAATCAATGGATTCGGGCGTATCGGACGCGGCTACTTCCGGGCAGCACTGGAGCAGAATGCGGATCTGGATATTGTTGCGGTTAACGACCTGACAAGCCCGGAGACCCTGGCCCACCTGCTCAAATACGACTCGATCACAGGCCGCCTCGAAGAGGGCGTAGAAGTCCAGGACGGCAACCTGGTGGTGGGCGGCAAAACCGTCCGCGTCCTCGCCGAACGCGATCCCGCAAAACTGCCCTGGAAAGACCTCGGCGTGGACATCGTCATCGAGTCCACCGGGTTCTTCACCAAGGCTGAGGATGCGCGCAAGCACATTGAAGCCGGCGCCAAGAAGGTACTGATCTCCGCCCCGGGCAAGGGTGCCGACCGGACCATCGTGATGGGAGTGAATGACAGCGAGTACAACCCTGCCACTGACACCATCATCTCCAATGCTTCCTGCACCACCAACTGCCTGGCTCCGCTGGCGAAGGTCATCAATGATGCGTTTGGCATTGAGCGCGGACTCATGACCACAGTCCATGCCTACACCGCTGACCAGAACCTGCAGGACGGACCGCACCGGGACCTGCGCAGGGCACGGGCAGCGGCCCTGAACATCGTGCCCACCACCACGGGTGCTGCCAAGGCGATCGGCTTGGTGATCCCGGATCTGGACGGCAAGCTCGACGGCTTCGCACTGCGTGTGCCCGTCCCCACGGGATCCGTCACCGACCTGACCGTGAACCTTTCCCGGGAAGTCAGCGTCGAGGAGATCAACCAGGCCTATAAGGCCGCCAGCGAGGGTCCCCTCAACGGCTACCTCCGCTACACCGACGAGCCGCTCGTGTCGTCCGACATCGTGACTGATCCGGCGTCGTGCATTTTCGACTCCGGCCTGACCCGTGTCATGGGCAACGAGGCCAAGGTAGTCGGCTGGTATGACAACGAATGGGGCTACTCGTGCCGCATGGTGGACCTCACCACCTTGGTAGCTTCGAAACTCTAG
- a CDS encoding phosphoglycerate kinase, with translation MTIKTLDELISDGVDNRYVLVRSDLNVPLADGKVTDDGRIRASIPTLQLLVEHGAKVIVMAHLGRPKGQPDEKYSLRPAVDRLDELAPFAVEFADDVTGPSAVERAGTLAAGSVLVLQNIRFDPRETSKDDAQRMELARELAALTGGSGAYVDDAFGAVHRKHASVYDIAEVLPAYEGNLVRSELEVLSRLTTDPAKPYVVVLGGSKVSDKLAVIENLMTRADSLLIGGGMVFTFLAAQGHKVGASLLEEDQIETVKGYLSRGAELGCEFVLPTDIVVADKFAADAEHEVVPADAMEDSRFGAAGIGLDIGPDSARTFADRIASGATVFWNGPMGVFEFDAFAGGTKAVAEGLKQCSGLTVVGGGDSAAAVRKLGFSDSDFSHISTGGGASLEYLEGKELPGIAVLDK, from the coding sequence ATGACAATCAAGACACTTGACGAGCTAATCAGCGACGGCGTCGACAACCGGTACGTTCTGGTCCGCTCGGACCTCAACGTCCCCCTCGCCGACGGGAAGGTTACCGACGACGGGCGTATCCGCGCTTCGATTCCTACGCTGCAGCTTTTGGTGGAGCACGGCGCCAAGGTCATCGTTATGGCACACCTGGGACGGCCCAAGGGCCAGCCGGACGAGAAGTACAGCCTGCGTCCGGCCGTGGACCGGCTCGATGAGCTCGCACCGTTCGCGGTGGAGTTTGCCGACGACGTCACCGGCCCCAGTGCCGTCGAACGTGCGGGAACCCTGGCAGCCGGCAGCGTCCTGGTGCTCCAGAACATCCGGTTCGACCCGCGGGAGACGTCCAAGGACGATGCCCAGCGGATGGAGCTGGCCCGTGAGCTCGCTGCCCTCACCGGAGGCAGCGGGGCGTACGTCGACGATGCTTTCGGGGCTGTCCACCGCAAGCACGCCAGCGTCTATGACATTGCCGAAGTCCTGCCTGCCTATGAGGGCAATCTGGTACGCAGCGAGCTGGAAGTGCTTTCTCGCCTGACGACGGACCCCGCCAAGCCCTACGTCGTGGTGCTGGGCGGTTCCAAGGTCTCGGACAAGCTGGCGGTGATCGAGAACCTTATGACCCGGGCCGACAGCCTGCTGATCGGCGGGGGCATGGTCTTCACGTTCCTCGCCGCCCAGGGCCACAAGGTTGGAGCATCCCTGCTCGAAGAGGACCAGATCGAAACGGTGAAGGGCTACCTGTCCCGCGGCGCGGAGCTGGGCTGTGAGTTCGTCCTGCCGACCGACATTGTGGTGGCAGACAAGTTTGCAGCCGACGCCGAACACGAGGTAGTGCCCGCTGACGCGATGGAGGACAGCCGCTTCGGTGCGGCCGGGATCGGTCTCGACATCGGACCGGATTCCGCCCGTACCTTCGCTGACCGCATCGCGTCGGGTGCAACCGTCTTTTGGAACGGACCGATGGGTGTGTTCGAATTCGACGCCTTCGCCGGCGGTACGAAGGCAGTGGCCGAGGGTTTGAAGCAGTGCAGCGGCCTGACCGTGGTCGGTGGCGGGGACTCTGCCGCGGCCGTGCGCAAGCTGGGCTTCTCCGACAGCGACTTCTCGCATATCTCCACCGGCGGCGGAGCGAGCCTGGAATACCTTGAAGGCAAGGAACTGCCCGGCATCGCCGTCCTCGACAAGTAA